From the genome of Kaistella daneshvariae, one region includes:
- a CDS encoding copper homeostasis protein CutC: protein MLEIACFEITSAEIALQSMADRIEFCADISRGGTTPDFYEFLHLKRTYSTPIYVMIRPRGGDFYYTEHEFLQMKNSIISFKEAGADGFVFGILDAHNEIDERKNSELLELAGETPCTFHRAFDRTSDLERSIETLIKLGFRTVLTSGGKKTALEGQKNLKNLIEKYQHKIEILIAGGVRSENLAEIRKFTGGTSFHSSAILKYDSFVSAEEISRLKQLSS from the coding sequence ATGTTGGAAATTGCCTGTTTTGAAATTACTTCTGCGGAGATCGCGCTGCAATCCATGGCGGACAGAATAGAATTCTGTGCTGATATTTCGCGCGGAGGCACCACGCCCGATTTTTACGAATTTCTGCATTTGAAAAGAACTTATTCGACCCCAATTTATGTGATGATTCGTCCACGAGGCGGCGATTTTTATTACACCGAACACGAATTTTTGCAGATGAAAAACAGCATTATTTCGTTTAAGGAAGCTGGCGCAGATGGTTTTGTTTTCGGAATTCTGGATGCACACAATGAAATCGACGAGCGTAAAAACAGCGAATTATTGGAACTTGCAGGTGAAACACCGTGCACTTTTCACCGCGCTTTTGACCGGACTTCAGATTTGGAAAGATCAATTGAAACTTTAATAAAACTCGGTTTCCGAACGGTGCTGACATCAGGTGGAAAAAAAACCGCCTTGGAAGGGCAAAAAAATCTGAAAAATCTTATCGAGAAATATCAGCATAAAATCGAAATTTTAATCGCTGGCGGTGTGCGTTCTGAAAATTTAGCGGAAATTCGGAAATTCACCGGTGGAACAAGTTTTCACTCCTCCGCAATATTAAAATACGATTCATTTGTTTCAGCGGAAGAAATCAGCAGATTAAAGCAGCTTAGTTCGTAA
- the ctlX gene encoding citrulline utilization hydrolase CtlX produces MQTTDTVLMIEPVAFGFNSETAENNFFQVNSENDSTQQKALEEFNAFAEKLREKGVNVIVVKDTLEPHSPDSIFPNNWVSFHQDGRVALYPMFAPNRRVERRQDVLEAVKDENFIITEIDDRSTAENENKFLEGTGSMIFDHDYRIAYGSVSLRLDEELFREFCKKYNYKPVIFHSFQNVGNERFPIYHTNVMMCVAEQFVVICLDCIDNEMEREKVQEIIKTTNKELIEISEDQMQQFAGNMLQVKNTDGKQFLVMSETAYKSLTPEQIAKIESYCEIIYSDLSTIEINGGGSARCMLAEVFLPKN; encoded by the coding sequence ATGCAGACAACCGATACGGTTTTGATGATCGAACCAGTTGCTTTTGGCTTTAATTCTGAAACCGCTGAAAATAATTTTTTCCAGGTAAATTCCGAAAATGATTCCACGCAGCAAAAAGCTTTGGAAGAATTCAACGCTTTTGCTGAGAAACTCCGCGAAAAAGGCGTGAATGTTATTGTAGTTAAAGATACTTTGGAGCCACATTCACCAGACTCCATTTTCCCGAATAATTGGGTTAGTTTTCATCAGGACGGCCGTGTGGCGCTGTACCCGATGTTTGCGCCGAACCGCCGTGTGGAGCGCCGCCAGGATGTTTTGGAAGCGGTGAAAGATGAAAATTTCATCATTACTGAAATTGACGACCGCTCTACTGCTGAAAATGAAAATAAGTTTTTGGAAGGAACCGGAAGCATGATTTTCGATCACGATTACCGTATTGCGTATGGCTCAGTTTCGCTGCGTTTGGACGAAGAACTTTTCAGGGAATTTTGCAAAAAATATAACTATAAGCCGGTAATTTTTCACTCTTTCCAAAATGTTGGAAATGAGCGTTTCCCGATTTATCACACCAATGTAATGATGTGCGTGGCGGAACAATTTGTGGTGATTTGCCTGGATTGCATTGACAATGAGATGGAGCGCGAAAAAGTGCAGGAAATCATTAAAACAACTAATAAAGAATTGATTGAAATTTCTGAAGATCAAATGCAACAATTTGCCGGAAATATGCTTCAGGTGAAAAATACCGACGGAAAACAGTTTTTGGTGATGAGCGAAACCGCTTATAAATCATTAACTCCTGAACAAATCGCGAAAATAGAGTCATACTGCGAAATCATTTATTCGGACTTGAGTACCATCGAAATTAACGGCGGCGGAAGCGCGCGCTGCATGTTGGCCGAAGTTTTTTTGCCGAAGAATTGA